The Oncorhynchus tshawytscha isolate Ot180627B linkage group LG32, Otsh_v2.0, whole genome shotgun sequence genome includes a region encoding these proteins:
- the LOC112235420 gene encoding ribonuclease inhibitor-like isoform X1: MYTDLLALLQTQNQNTQKMAIKFGELAFKQLVKGNTVFYREDLQECDINCDEGSEFAKVSIPIFREDIGLHQKKIYYFGHTTIQEFFAAMWFNRSCNSLDDNLRKAVDMALQSKNGKLDLFLRFLLGFSQSFIQSIAEAGYNFSETLTEAVEYIKKKVMENPASPRTLNLLNCLTELGDSSLETDGVSFLNTGIPPDAKYPRAHWSDLAAVLLASESGPIDMLGLEVKKRGDKELLRMLPVIKASQTAMLSYHKLTEKSCECLASALTSKVSNLKTLDLSFNTLKDSGVQLLAAGLAKPHCRLGRLKLSGCRVKQNGFAALAKALKSNPSHLQELDLSGNEPGESGVFHLVDGLKVVNCKLQILKLSNCKLGLELSRALVVLLIDNPRHLRELDVSMNDLGDRGVKLLMDILKSTQIYKLELYCCQLTEKCCENMFRCLANIPSLRELNLSNNNLKDEGFKMLCKAFRLPACQLEKVILASCGITLVRGFHFNSILKELDISRNHLGDLDDWADVLFCLSSLETLRVSDCKLTEKCCGELVEALSSNLTNLKELDLSGNDLGDRGVKTLYMGLTSRCCTLERLFLRCCGITVKGCSSLAVALKSSHSSITELGLMGNDTGEEGLRILSGIRDNQHYKLQTLEIND; encoded by the exons ATGTACACTGACCTACTCGCCCTGTTGCAAACACAGAATCAGAATACACAGAAGATGGCTATTAAATTTGGAGAACTAGCCTTTAAGCAGTTGGTGAAAGGCAACACGGTTTTCTACAGGGAAGACCTACAAGAGTGCGACATTAACTGTGATGAGGGGTCAGAGTTTGCAAAAGTAAGCATACCCATCTTCAGGGAGGATATTGGGCTGCACCAAAAGAAGATCTACTACTTTGGGCATACCACCATTCAGGAGTTCTTTGCTGCAATGTGGTTTAATCGGTCCTGCAACAGCCTAGATGACAACCTGAGGAAAGCAGTGGACATGGCCTTACAGAGCAAAAACGGAAAGCTGGACCTCTTCCTCCGGTTCCTCCTCGGCTTCTCGCAGAGCTTCATCCAGTCAATCGCAGAGGCCGGCTACAACTTCTCGGAGACACTGACGGAAGCAGTAGAGTATATCAAGAAGAAGGTGATGGAGAATCCCGCTTCACCGAGGACCCTCAACCTGCTGAACTGCCTGACGGAACTGGGTGACAGCTCTTTAGAAACGGATGGTGTGAGCTTTCTCAATACGGGAATCCCCCCAGATGCCAAATACCCACGTGCACATTGGTCTGACCTGGCCGCTGTGTTATTGGCATCGGAGTCTGGGCCAATAGACATGCTTGGGTTGGAAgtaaagaagagaggagacaaggaactTCTGAGGATGCTGCCAGTGATCAAAGCTTCCCAGACAGCCAT GCTGTCATATCACAAACTAACAGAGAAATCCTGTGAATGTCTGGCCTCGGCGCTCACCTCAAAGGTGTCCAATCTGAAAACTCTGGACCTGAGTTTCAACACGCTGAAGGACTCAGGAGTGCAGCTGTTGGCGGCCGGCTTGGCCAAGCCACACTGCCGACTGGGGAGACTGAAACTGTCCGGCTGCAGGGTGAAACAGAATGGCTTTGCAGCTCTGGCCAAAGCTCTCAAATCCAACCCCTCGCACCTGCAAGAGCTGGATCTGAGCGGAAACGAACCGGGAGAATCAGGGGTGTTTCATCTCGTTGACGGACTGAAGGTTGTCAATTGCAAACTGCAGATCCTAAA GCTCTCAAACTGCAAGCTGGGCCTGGAGCTGAGTCGCGCTCTGGTGGTGTTGCTGATAGACAACCCCAGACACCTGCGAGAGCTGGACGTCAGCATGAACGACCTGGGAGACCGGGGGGTGAAGCTGCTCATGGACATACTGAAGTCAACCCAGATATACAAACTGGA GTTGTACTGTTGTCAGCTCACTGAGAAATGCTGTGAGAACATGTTTAGGTGTCTGGCCAACATCCCCAGTCTGAGGGAGCTCAACCTGAGCAACAATAACCTGAAGGACGAGGGGTTCAAGATGCTCTGCAAAGCCTTCAGGCTGCCCGCCTGTCAACTGGAGAAAGTCAT TTTGGCGAGCTGTGGCATCACCCTAGTCAGAGGGTTTCATTTCAACTCTATCCTCAAAGAGCTAGACATCAGCAGGAACCATCTGGGCGACTTGGATGACTGGGCCGATGTCTTGTTCTGCTTGTCTTCACTTGAGACCCTCAG GGTGAGTGACTGTAAACTGACAGAGAAATGCTGTGGGGAGCTGGTCGAAGCTCTCAGCTCCAACCTCACCAACCTGAAAGAGCTGGATCTCTCTGGAAACGACCTGGGAGACCGCGGGGTGAAGACTCTCTACATGGGACTGACGTCCAGGTGTTGTACACTGGAGAGACTGTT tctgagATGCTGTGGGATCACAGTAAAGGGCTGCTCCTCCCTAGCCGTAGCCCTGAAGTCCAGCCACTCCAGCATCACAGAACTAGGCCTGATGGGAAACGACACGGGAGAAGAAGGACTGAGAATTCTCTCCGGCATCAGGGACAACCAACACTACAAACTACAGACTCTAGA AATCAACGATTGA
- the LOC112235420 gene encoding ribonuclease inhibitor-like isoform X2 gives MYTDLLALLQTQNQNTQKMAIKFGELAFKQLVKGNTVFYREDLQECDINCDEGSEFAKVSIPIFREDIGLHQKKIYYFGHTTIQEFFAAMWFNRSCNSLDDNLRKAVDMALQSKNGKLDLFLRFLLGFSQSFIQSIAEAGYNFSETLTEAVEYIKKKVMENPASPRTLNLLNCLTELGDSSLETDGVSFLNTGIPPDAKYPRAHWSDLAAVLLASESGPIDMLGLEVKKRGDKELLRMLPVIKASQTAMLSYHKLTEKSCECLASALTSKVSNLKTLDLSFNTLKDSGVQLLAAGLAKPHCRLGRLKLSGCRVKQNGFAALAKALKSNPSHLQELDLSGNEPGESGVFHLVDGLKVVNCKLQILKLSNCKLGLELSRALVVLLIDNPRHLRELDVSMNDLGDRGVKLLMDILKSTQIYKLDLASCGITLVRGFHFNSILKELDISRNHLGDLDDWADVLFCLSSLETLRVSDCKLTEKCCGELVEALSSNLTNLKELDLSGNDLGDRGVKTLYMGLTSRCCTLERLFLRCCGITVKGCSSLAVALKSSHSSITELGLMGNDTGEEGLRILSGIRDNQHYKLQTLEIND, from the exons ATGTACACTGACCTACTCGCCCTGTTGCAAACACAGAATCAGAATACACAGAAGATGGCTATTAAATTTGGAGAACTAGCCTTTAAGCAGTTGGTGAAAGGCAACACGGTTTTCTACAGGGAAGACCTACAAGAGTGCGACATTAACTGTGATGAGGGGTCAGAGTTTGCAAAAGTAAGCATACCCATCTTCAGGGAGGATATTGGGCTGCACCAAAAGAAGATCTACTACTTTGGGCATACCACCATTCAGGAGTTCTTTGCTGCAATGTGGTTTAATCGGTCCTGCAACAGCCTAGATGACAACCTGAGGAAAGCAGTGGACATGGCCTTACAGAGCAAAAACGGAAAGCTGGACCTCTTCCTCCGGTTCCTCCTCGGCTTCTCGCAGAGCTTCATCCAGTCAATCGCAGAGGCCGGCTACAACTTCTCGGAGACACTGACGGAAGCAGTAGAGTATATCAAGAAGAAGGTGATGGAGAATCCCGCTTCACCGAGGACCCTCAACCTGCTGAACTGCCTGACGGAACTGGGTGACAGCTCTTTAGAAACGGATGGTGTGAGCTTTCTCAATACGGGAATCCCCCCAGATGCCAAATACCCACGTGCACATTGGTCTGACCTGGCCGCTGTGTTATTGGCATCGGAGTCTGGGCCAATAGACATGCTTGGGTTGGAAgtaaagaagagaggagacaaggaactTCTGAGGATGCTGCCAGTGATCAAAGCTTCCCAGACAGCCAT GCTGTCATATCACAAACTAACAGAGAAATCCTGTGAATGTCTGGCCTCGGCGCTCACCTCAAAGGTGTCCAATCTGAAAACTCTGGACCTGAGTTTCAACACGCTGAAGGACTCAGGAGTGCAGCTGTTGGCGGCCGGCTTGGCCAAGCCACACTGCCGACTGGGGAGACTGAAACTGTCCGGCTGCAGGGTGAAACAGAATGGCTTTGCAGCTCTGGCCAAAGCTCTCAAATCCAACCCCTCGCACCTGCAAGAGCTGGATCTGAGCGGAAACGAACCGGGAGAATCAGGGGTGTTTCATCTCGTTGACGGACTGAAGGTTGTCAATTGCAAACTGCAGATCCTAAA GCTCTCAAACTGCAAGCTGGGCCTGGAGCTGAGTCGCGCTCTGGTGGTGTTGCTGATAGACAACCCCAGACACCTGCGAGAGCTGGACGTCAGCATGAACGACCTGGGAGACCGGGGGGTGAAGCTGCTCATGGACATACTGAAGTCAACCCAGATATACAAACTGGA TTTGGCGAGCTGTGGCATCACCCTAGTCAGAGGGTTTCATTTCAACTCTATCCTCAAAGAGCTAGACATCAGCAGGAACCATCTGGGCGACTTGGATGACTGGGCCGATGTCTTGTTCTGCTTGTCTTCACTTGAGACCCTCAG GGTGAGTGACTGTAAACTGACAGAGAAATGCTGTGGGGAGCTGGTCGAAGCTCTCAGCTCCAACCTCACCAACCTGAAAGAGCTGGATCTCTCTGGAAACGACCTGGGAGACCGCGGGGTGAAGACTCTCTACATGGGACTGACGTCCAGGTGTTGTACACTGGAGAGACTGTT tctgagATGCTGTGGGATCACAGTAAAGGGCTGCTCCTCCCTAGCCGTAGCCCTGAAGTCCAGCCACTCCAGCATCACAGAACTAGGCCTGATGGGAAACGACACGGGAGAAGAAGGACTGAGAATTCTCTCCGGCATCAGGGACAACCAACACTACAAACTACAGACTCTAGA AATCAACGATTGA